A DNA window from candidate division WOR-3 bacterium contains the following coding sequences:
- a CDS encoding S8 family serine peptidase yields MKKLFLFLVSFPFFAEEFTISFVNKKFDPLKSVPKVRELLQASEIEGENYYILQFKGPIYSEWKEKIVEKGGVFHSYIPNFAYIVRMTKEEKKEIEKLPFVRWIGLFHPEYKVHPGVYKRKDKHRENKNLPILIGEIENNKLRILESRECPCGKDELWVENDPLLHLLVRFFPESPLYEIASKLESWGSVIQEVQENNNLMIIRIPPDSLFALARIKEVESIEPYARRVLSSSTWRYSVQVPKDSFTIEEDNDLGQSWDTVTSGITLAEKGITGKGEIITIFDTGLDYWSGFFQDPESDLPGSSHIVVEAYTPEGGDDKEVVTSKGGCSHGTNVASIIAGNPSIADNYPGGKNLMSIYDWGGQTRGNVPDSFPVRLYIQDFGYNKGDSCKLGSFDLTLVMNKAYNNNSRIHQNSWNYSEYLGEYIGGAIEIDNMVWNKKDFVVVFSAGNFGPNDTTVAAPSTAKNCISVGASWVPSFDVSPDSVASFSSRGWTTDNRIKPDVVAPGGTTIGGSSYPHRYYLWGARPDTTWGTHPAHSWIVGMIGTSQAAPQVSGACAMIRQYFKDGFYPTGDPLTGTPFNPSAALVKAVLIASTIDMGIGGGKGNPVPNRAEGWGRVVLDNALFFSGESRVLFVSDNSSVSTGDSVVHTVTVENPSEPLKFVLAWSDYPANPLVNPTLVNDLDLTVIAPNDEEYKGNVFSGGYSQTGGDFDRRNNVEVVWLPNPTQTGTYKIKVKGYNCPNGSIPYAIAAVGGFTGGSGINEPLEKKIEEKNLILPSVFVGKVDVKLNIATPGKVNLSLYDITGRKVRTLVDERLEKGIHLVKFGENLSSGIYFFVLKIDGKKIEEKKIVKLGN; encoded by the coding sequence ATGAAAAAGCTCTTTTTATTTTTAGTTTCTTTTCCCTTTTTTGCTGAAGAATTTACAATTTCTTTTGTGAATAAAAAATTTGACCCGCTGAAAAGTGTTCCAAAGGTTAGAGAGCTTTTACAAGCTTCTGAAATAGAAGGAGAAAATTACTACATTTTGCAATTTAAAGGTCCTATCTATTCTGAGTGGAAAGAAAAAATTGTCGAAAAAGGTGGGGTTTTCCATTCTTATATTCCTAATTTTGCTTACATAGTTCGGATGACTAAGGAAGAAAAAAAAGAAATAGAGAAGCTCCCTTTTGTGCGTTGGATTGGTCTCTTTCATCCTGAATATAAGGTTCATCCGGGAGTGTATAAAAGAAAAGATAAACATAGAGAGAATAAAAACTTACCAATTTTAATTGGCGAAATTGAGAATAATAAACTGAGAATATTGGAAAGTAGAGAATGTCCTTGTGGTAAAGATGAACTTTGGGTGGAAAATGATCCTCTTCTCCATCTTTTGGTAAGATTCTTCCCAGAAAGTCCACTTTATGAAATCGCAAGTAAATTAGAAAGCTGGGGCTCGGTTATCCAAGAAGTTCAGGAAAATAACAATTTAATGATAATAAGAATTCCTCCAGACTCTCTTTTTGCTCTTGCAAGGATAAAAGAAGTTGAATCAATAGAGCCTTATGCAAGAAGAGTTTTATCTTCTTCAACCTGGAGATATTCGGTTCAGGTTCCAAAAGATAGCTTCACAATTGAGGAAGACAATGATTTAGGACAATCATGGGATACAGTAACAAGTGGAATAACTCTTGCAGAGAAAGGAATAACGGGTAAGGGAGAGATTATAACAATCTTCGATACGGGTCTTGATTACTGGAGTGGTTTTTTTCAGGATCCAGAAAGTGACCTTCCAGGTTCTTCCCATATAGTAGTTGAGGCTTATACTCCAGAGGGAGGGGATGATAAGGAGGTTGTTACTTCTAAGGGAGGTTGTTCCCATGGCACAAATGTTGCTTCTATTATTGCAGGGAATCCTTCCATCGCGGACAATTATCCTGGAGGGAAAAATTTAATGTCTATCTACGACTGGGGTGGGCAGACAAGGGGAAATGTTCCAGATTCTTTTCCTGTAAGACTTTATATCCAAGATTTTGGTTATAACAAAGGAGATTCCTGTAAACTTGGCTCTTTTGATTTAACCTTAGTTATGAATAAAGCATATAATAATAATTCAAGAATCCACCAAAATTCCTGGAATTATAGTGAGTACCTTGGAGAATATATTGGTGGGGCAATAGAGATAGACAATATGGTTTGGAATAAAAAGGATTTTGTTGTTGTTTTTTCGGCAGGAAATTTTGGACCTAATGACACTACAGTTGCTGCTCCTTCAACAGCGAAAAATTGTATCTCAGTTGGAGCATCTTGGGTTCCTTCTTTTGATGTTTCTCCAGATTCCGTGGCTAGTTTTTCTTCAAGAGGTTGGACAACCGATAACAGGATAAAACCTGATGTTGTTGCCCCTGGAGGAACAACAATTGGAGGTTCATCTTATCCTCATAGATATTATCTTTGGGGTGCACGACCAGATACTACTTGGGGAACTCATCCTGCTCATAGCTGGATAGTTGGAATGATAGGAACATCCCAGGCAGCTCCTCAGGTTTCAGGGGCTTGTGCGATGATTAGGCAATATTTTAAAGATGGTTTTTATCCGACGGGTGACCCTTTGACAGGGACTCCTTTTAATCCTTCAGCAGCTCTTGTGAAAGCTGTTCTAATTGCCTCAACAATTGATATGGGAATTGGAGGAGGAAAAGGAAATCCTGTGCCGAATCGGGCTGAAGGTTGGGGGAGAGTTGTTCTTGATAATGCTCTTTTCTTTTCTGGAGAATCGAGAGTTTTGTTTGTTTCGGATAATTCCTCTGTATCAACAGGGGATTCTGTCGTTCATACTGTCACGGTAGAAAATCCATCTGAACCTTTAAAATTTGTTCTCGCTTGGAGTGACTATCCGGCAAATCCTCTTGTAAATCCAACTCTTGTCAATGACCTTGATTTGACTGTTATAGCTCCAAATGACGAAGAATACAAAGGTAATGTTTTTTCAGGAGGTTATTCTCAAACAGGGGGTGACTTTGATAGGAGGAATAATGTTGAGGTTGTCTGGCTTCCTAATCCTACTCAGACAGGAACATACAAAATAAAAGTCAAAGGATACAATTGTCCAAATGGTTCAATTCCCTATGCAATTGCAGCAGTTGGAGGATTTACTGGAGGATCTGGAATTAATGAACCTTTAGAAAAGAAAATAGAAGAGAAAAATTTGATTCTTCCAAGTGTTTTTGTAGGTAAAGTAGATGTTA
- a CDS encoding endonuclease V yields the protein MILNNKNIENLYEMIPKQIVVKEDLSFSPINVVGCDVSYKEKAKVSCVVFNIIENKVIEEVTFEKKIPWDYIPGKFALRELPLIEKALLRISKVFDCIIVDGHGIAHPKKAGLACFVGVLFDLPTIGCAKSLLVGDYVQVDRKRGKWASIFYNGEKVGEAICTKDGTKPIFFSPGHKIGFESGRKLILNLTRNSKYPEPLRIADRNTRKY from the coding sequence GTGATTCTTAACAATAAAAATATTGAAAATTTATATGAGATGATTCCAAAACAAATTGTTGTTAAGGAAGATCTTTCTTTTTCTCCTATAAATGTTGTAGGTTGTGATGTGAGTTATAAAGAAAAAGCGAAAGTTTCTTGTGTTGTTTTTAACATAATTGAAAATAAAGTTATTGAGGAAGTAACTTTTGAGAAAAAGATTCCTTGGGATTATATACCTGGAAAATTCGCTTTAAGAGAACTACCTCTTATTGAAAAAGCTCTTTTAAGAATTTCTAAGGTTTTTGATTGTATAATTGTGGATGGACATGGTATTGCTCATCCAAAGAAAGCAGGTCTTGCTTGTTTCGTTGGAGTCCTTTTTGATTTACCCACAATTGGATGCGCTAAAAGTCTTTTGGTAGGAGATTATGTCCAGGTGGATAGAAAAAGGGGTAAATGGGCAAGTATTTTTTATAATGGTGAGAAAGTTGGAGAAGCTATCTGCACTAAAGATGGAACAAAACCAATTTTCTTTTCTCCAGGTCATAAAATAGGGTTTGAAAGTGGAAGAAAGTTAATATTAAATCTTACAAGAAATAGCAAGTATCCAGAACCTCTAAGAATTGCAGATAGAAATACAAGGAAGTATTGA